TAGAGACCTAGACATTAGGGAGAAGAAAGTGTTGGTGAGAATAGATATAAACTCCCCTGTAGACCCGGATACCGGGGAGATATTAGATGATAGGAGAATAAGTGTTCACGGGAAATACATTAAAGAAATGATAAAAGATTACAACCCAGCATTGGTGCTTATCTCGCATCAAGGCCGTCCTGGCGAAGGGGATTTCATAAGCCTCGAGAAGCATGCTGAACTGCTTTCCAAGTACACTGAGACCCCTGTTAAATTTGTGGACGATATTATTGGCCCAAAGGCAAGGGAGGAGATTAGGAATCTTAAACCCGGTGAAATCCTTCTCTTGGAAAATCTAAGGCTGCTTTCCGAGGAGATAATAGAGGCTGCACCTGAGAAACAAGCTTTAACAATGCTCGTGAAAAAGCTTTCAAGCAACGTAGACGTCTACGTCAACGATGCCTTCGCAACCGCTCACAGAAGCCAGCCAAGCATAGTGGGTTTCCCGTTATCGCTTCCAAGCTGTATTGGACCGGTATTTGAGAAGGAAATCCAGGCAATTACCAGGATATTGAACTCGTTCGAATCTCCTCGTATATACGTGCTAGGAGGTTCAAAAGTCCGCGAGCTTCTCCGCGTTATTGAAAACTTGATGAGAAACAAGCTAGCGGATAGAATCTTGGCAACCGGGTTACTGGCTCACCTATTCTTAGTGGCTAAAGGAATCGACATTGGCGTTGAAAACATGAAGGTGTTGGAGGAGAAGGGGCTGCTACCTCTTATTCCAAGGGCACGCTACATTTTGATGAGGGGTGCACCTATCGAGACACCGATAGACTTCAAGGCTAAGGTAAACGGAGAGGTGAGGAACGTGTACGTTGGCGAAATACGTGGAGTGATTAGAGACATTGGCGAAAACACTGTCAAAATATATGGGGATTTACTGAAGGATGCTAAGGTAATAGTGATGAGAGGGCCGGCCGGGGTCATAGAAGAGGAGGAATTTAGAAAGGGGACGCTCAACCTACTGGAATCGGTCTATAGGAGCAACGCTTTCACTCTAATAGCAGGGGGACACCTGGGTTCAATGGTTGATGAGAGCAGGTTGAACAACAGGATCCATGTCTCCACCGGCGGGAACGCGCTACTACTGTTCCTCTCCGGCGAGGAATTACCTGCTTTGAAAGCGATGGAATTATCTTCGAAAATGTTCCTGGGATGGTAGAATTGATCAAGGTGGGATTAAACGGTTACGGTACCATAGGGAAAAGAGTCGCAGACGCTGTGCTGAAAAACTCAAGGTTCCAGCTTGTAGGAATAGTTAAGTACACCCCTGACTACTCTTCAAAGATGGCTTTCAAGAAAGGTATAAACATCTATGTCCCACCTGAGAAATGGCGTGATTTTGAATCACAAGGTGTAACGCCGAAAGGAACCATCCAGGAGTTCCTAGAGGAGTCTTCCATAATAATCGATGCCTCGCCTAGTGGTAAGGGGTTTGCGAATCTTTCACTATATAAAGCTGCTGGAAAACCAGCTATTTTTCAAGGAGGAGAGAAGCCGGAGGTAGCGGAGTTAAGTTTCAGCACTTACTGCAACTATGACGAGGCAGTCGGTAGGAAGTACCTTAGAGTGGTTAGTTGCAACACTACTGGATTGCTCAGGATTCTCTGCGTATTACACAAGGAATTCAACGTTAAACGTGCCAGAGTACTCGTGATCAGGAGAGGGGCGGATCCCAAGGAGGATGCTAGAGGACCCATTAACTCCATAAAACTTGAATCTGTAGAGGATGTTAGCCACCACGGGAAGGACGCAATGCTGGTCTTACCCAATGTTAAAATAATCAGCCAAGCGGTTGTAGTTCCAACAACTCTTATGCATGTACAATATTTAGATGTAGAGGTGGCTACACCTGTAATTAAGGAACAAGTTACCGAGGTTTTAAGCAGGTA
This region of Thermosphaera aggregans genomic DNA includes:
- a CDS encoding phosphoglycerate kinase translates to MSINIPKLPTVRDLDIREKKVLVRIDINSPVDPDTGEILDDRRISVHGKYIKEMIKDYNPALVLISHQGRPGEGDFISLEKHAELLSKYTETPVKFVDDIIGPKAREEIRNLKPGEILLLENLRLLSEEIIEAAPEKQALTMLVKKLSSNVDVYVNDAFATAHRSQPSIVGFPLSLPSCIGPVFEKEIQAITRILNSFESPRIYVLGGSKVRELLRVIENLMRNKLADRILATGLLAHLFLVAKGIDIGVENMKVLEEKGLLPLIPRARYILMRGAPIETPIDFKAKVNGEVRNVYVGEIRGVIRDIGENTVKIYGDLLKDAKVIVMRGPAGVIEEEEFRKGTLNLLESVYRSNAFTLIAGGHLGSMVDESRLNNRIHVSTGGNALLLFLSGEELPALKAMELSSKMFLGW
- a CDS encoding type II glyceraldehyde-3-phosphate dehydrogenase, encoding MVELIKVGLNGYGTIGKRVADAVLKNSRFQLVGIVKYTPDYSSKMAFKKGINIYVPPEKWRDFESQGVTPKGTIQEFLEESSIIIDASPSGKGFANLSLYKAAGKPAIFQGGEKPEVAELSFSTYCNYDEAVGRKYLRVVSCNTTGLLRILCVLHKEFNVKRARVLVIRRGADPKEDARGPINSIKLESVEDVSHHGKDAMLVLPNVKIISQAVVVPTTLMHVQYLDVEVATPVIKEQVTEVLSRYARILLVDPKKTGLDSTSKLIEAARDFLRSRNDIYENVVFENSILVSGNSISLIQAIHQESIVVPENMDALYAVAGVKLPLEKVVEETDKLLGIGGLKDVF